The DNA segment GCTTACCCTACCTTTGCCTTGGGGCACTCATCTTATTCAAAAAAGCGCCTAGTTTGTCTGGCGTGCTTTTCGCGATGTGTTGGCTCACGGGGTTTTGCTTAGTCTTATCTCGGCAGGATCTTCCTTTATCGCAACAGCCAATTCAAGTGAGGGCCGAAATCATATCACTAGTTAGTCAAAACAGCGACTGGGTTAGCTTCGATATTATTGTCGATAAACCAAATTTAATCTTTTGGCCAAGGGCTAAGTTGCGACTCACTTGGCAATCTCCCGAAGCGGTGCAAGTGGGGCAAGTTTGGTCATTTACGCTGATGCCTAAAAGTATCTCAAGCGTGTTAAATCAAGGCGGTTACAACGAACAAAAGCAATTGATTAGTCAGCATATTGTTGGCAAGGGACGAGTCATTCATGCCCAACTGCTCACGACTCATTTTTCATTAAGGAATCACCTGATTAGCCAATTATCCCCTAAGTTGTCGACATTCGCGCAGGGGGATATTTTGCTGGCGCTGATTTTGGGCGATAAGCAACTCATACCCGCCAGTAAGTGGCAGGCATTAAGGCAAACGGGAACCGGGCATTTAGTGGCGATATCTGGGCTGCATTTATCTGTGGTCACCGCCTGGGTGTATGTGTGTACGCTGTTTCTATTGAGCCGCTTCGCGGCGCATCCCAGTCGGCGCAATCTAGTGATTGCACTATTGCTCGCTGGAGGCTGTGCCTTATTTTATAGCTATTTAGCGGGATTTGCCGTTTCGACCCAACGTGCGTTAGTGATGATCCTATTGATCATGCTTCTGAGTTTATTAAGACGCTACTCAAGTGCGTGGGATCGTTTACTGTTTGCACTTTTTATTGTGCTTTTGCTCGATCCGCTTGCCTGTTTGAGTGCCGGTTTTTGGCTATCGTTTTGCGCCTTGGCGATTATTTTGTATACCTTGGAAAGCGTGCCGCGTATTCAGCCCGTTGAAGGTAACGCGAGCTTTATCACTAAAGCGAGAGGGAGACTAGCGCAGTTTTGGTCGATTCAATGGCGTTTAAGTCTGGTATTAGGGCTGGTGCAGGCGGTGTTTTTCGGCGGCCTTAGTGTACACAGTCTGTGGATGAATATGCTGGTGGTGCCGTGGTTTAGCTTAATCGTTATCCCCTTGTCTATGCTGGCGTTTATCCTCTGGTGGTTGGGTACACTTTTTGGTCAAGCATGGTTTGGGGTGTTCCATCTGGCTGATTTAACACTGTTACCCTATGGCTGGTTGCTCGAACTCAGCGGTGATTTACCCGCCCATTGGCATCCGGTTTCTGAGACCTTGCTCGGGGCCAGTTTGTGTGTACTGCTGGCCTTGATACTGTGGCGTTACCTTCCGCATCATAGTCGATATGGGCTATGGCATTTACCCCTAGTCTTGCTGTTTATTCCGTTCATATTAGTGATTTTTCCACGGGTGACTGAGTCATCTTCACCTCAGTGGACGCTGCATCTTCTCGATGTCGGACAGGGCTTAGCCGTGGTGATTGAACAGGATAAACGGGCACTTATTTATGATACGGGCGCCGCCTTTGGTGAGGATTTTAGCTATAGCGAACGGGTGATTATTCCGTTTCTTAACAGCAAAGGTTTAGCTCAGGTGGATTATATTGTTGTGAGTCATGGCGATAACGATCATGCCGGCGGTGCCGAGGTGTTGGCCAGAGCCTATCCAAGGGCAAACTGGATAACCGATATGGCTCATTTAGCTGGCATGCCCTGTTTGCCGCAGCAAATTCAGTGGCAGCAATTAACGTTTAACTTTATTTCCACGCAGACAGCGCTGGGTGGGAATAACGCCTCTTGCGTGCTGCGCATTGAGGATAGCGCGCACAGTGTGTTACTCAGTGGTGATATTGAGAAGGAAACCGAAGCGGTATTGATTGAGCAAGCACTCAAAGGCGCCGAGCTTAAAAGCCAAGTGCTTATTGCACCGCACCATGGCAGCCGCACCTCATCAACCCCCGCCTTTATCGATGCGGTCGCCCCTGAGTTAGTGTTGTTTCCGGCAGGTCTCAATAATCGTTATGGTTTCCCAAAGCCCGATGTGGTTGCGCGTTATCAGGCGCGGGGGATTGCTTATTTAACGACGGGGCGAGAAGGGCAGATCAGCGTTTCTTTTGGTGCTGAACGATTGGAGGTGAAGACCTATCGGCGTGATTTTGCGCCATTTTGGTATAACCGCTTGTTTAGATTTGGTGACTTGATTAATCCAGAGTAGAATGGCCACTTTGCCATAATTTAGTGTTTTCAATGACAGCATCTCCTAAAGACGAAATGTGGACAGTTTTCAAGCGACTACTGAGCTACCTCAAACCGATGAAGGGCATGTTTTTGCTTTCAGTTGCCGGCCTGATTGTATATGGGCTTGTCGACGCGGCCTTTATTTCTTTTATCGGTCCTTTTATCGATAAAGGCTTTTCCAGTGCTCCGGCGATCAGTAACGGTATCGCACTCCCCACTAGCCAAGGCTTTCATGCCGATAACCAAGTGTTATTAATGGCACCGATAGTGGTTATTTTGATGTTCTCCCTGCGCGGTTTTGCGAACTTTGTCTCCACCTACGGCATTTCTTACATGAGTGCGCGTTTGATCATGGATATGCGTCAGCAGGTGTTTGAGCACTATCTGAGCTTGCCCGTGAGCTACATGGACAAAGAAAACACCGGGAACTTGATTTCAAAAGTGACCTTCGATACCGAGCAAATTGCCCGAGCATCGGGAAGTGCCTTGATTTCCATCGTGCGTGATGGGGTGACGGTTATCGGTATGCTTGCGCTGATGTTTTATAACTCTTGGAAGCTTTCCCTGTGCATTTTAGTGATTGGCCCGATTATGGGGCTAGTGATCACTA comes from the Shewanella seohaensis genome and includes:
- a CDS encoding DNA internalization-related competence protein ComEC/Rec2 translates to MNGFIFGFSATLLSAMLWPSLLPINCLPYLCLGALILFKKAPSLSGVLFAMCWLTGFCLVLSRQDLPLSQQPIQVRAEIISLVSQNSDWVSFDIIVDKPNLIFWPRAKLRLTWQSPEAVQVGQVWSFTLMPKSISSVLNQGGYNEQKQLISQHIVGKGRVIHAQLLTTHFSLRNHLISQLSPKLSTFAQGDILLALILGDKQLIPASKWQALRQTGTGHLVAISGLHLSVVTAWVYVCTLFLLSRFAAHPSRRNLVIALLLAGGCALFYSYLAGFAVSTQRALVMILLIMLLSLLRRYSSAWDRLLFALFIVLLLDPLACLSAGFWLSFCALAIILYTLESVPRIQPVEGNASFITKARGRLAQFWSIQWRLSLVLGLVQAVFFGGLSVHSLWMNMLVVPWFSLIVIPLSMLAFILWWLGTLFGQAWFGVFHLADLTLLPYGWLLELSGDLPAHWHPVSETLLGASLCVLLALILWRYLPHHSRYGLWHLPLVLLFIPFILVIFPRVTESSSPQWTLHLLDVGQGLAVVIEQDKRALIYDTGAAFGEDFSYSERVIIPFLNSKGLAQVDYIVVSHGDNDHAGGAEVLARAYPRANWITDMAHLAGMPCLPQQIQWQQLTFNFISTQTALGGNNASCVLRIEDSAHSVLLSGDIEKETEAVLIEQALKGAELKSQVLIAPHHGSRTSSTPAFIDAVAPELVLFPAGLNNRYGFPKPDVVARYQARGIAYLTTGREGQISVSFGAERLEVKTYRRDFAPFWYNRLFRFGDLINPE